The following is a genomic window from Cygnus olor isolate bCygOlo1 chromosome 26, bCygOlo1.pri.v2, whole genome shotgun sequence.
TCCTGCGGCCGTGCCCGGCCAATTCCTGGCGGGCACCGCGATTGAACAGGgtaaatttttttgttgtttgctgtcCCCAACCCCTATCTGGAGAAGCCACtactgccccccccccccgggtaCCCTgccctcgggggggggggggggagctgaaCCCCTCCCTGGGGGCACCACGGCCCCCCCACGGCTATGGGGCTGTGCCGAGGCTGTGGGGCGGCTGCTCCTATGGCACTACAGCGCCCGGCACCGTCCCCCACGCACGCACggcccccccaaaaaaaaattcGGCGAAGAGCAAAGCGttttcccgccccccccccccccccccccatcatcacctcgtgtccccccccccccgggggctttGTGCTGAGACCTGGCAGCTCGCTGCACCGGGGGCTCGAAGCCCTCCTGGAAGGCTTTGAAGGAACCAAACGTCACGTGCAATTTTTAAGGGGttttgggtgtgtttttttttttttggggggggggggggactaAGAGAAAGGAGGGGGGGGTCTGGGTCTGTCCTCCCCCCCTCCCAAGGCCCGCGGGGGCAGGCACCGCCTGCTAACAGCACGCGGGGCAAACACTAAGGGGTTGTAGGAGGCTCCTCGATGGCTCTTTTTGTAAcgagtttttaagaaaaaaaaaaaaaaaaaaaagagaaaaataacgtgagaaaggaaaaaaaagaataaaggagagaaaaaaaaaaaagaaaaccaaaaaaaaaaaaaaaaaaaccaaaaacaaaaacccaaaaaacctcccccagccccccccccccccccccagttcccACGGGAGGTGATTTATCCGAggttgccccccccccggcccccccccccggggcctTTTCCTTGGGATCGTGTctgtgtgtggggtgggggggccccTTCGGTGCTTTATGGGTTTGTCTTAGCTGGGGctggttttggggctggggggggggggggggttcccgcgcccccccggcccgtTTTCGGTGGATTTGTTGGAAGCGAGCATTAAAGAGAGGCTGCGCCCGGCTGCTGCCGCCTcgtctcgggggggggggggcttcgggggggggggcttggggtgggaaggggagggggtaAGGCTTTGGGGGGGTGTAGGGTGGGATATAGGGGGTGTGGGAGGGGGGGCTGCAAGGTTGGGGACTGCAGAATGGGATGGGGGCCGCAGGTTTGGGATGGGGGGctgtgggtttgggggggttggagggtgggatgggggctgcgggtttttggggggggggggtttcgGGTGGGATGGGGGCTATGAGCTGAGATGGGGGCTGCAAAATAGGGTGCGGgttgcagggctggggggctacaggaggggatgggggctgcggggtggggtgggggctgcggggctgggggggctgcggggtggggtgggggctgggggggctgcagcgtgggaCAGGGACTGTGGGGTGGGacgggggctgcagggttgggggggctgcggggttgggctgcgggaggggatgggggagctgcagggtggggtgggggctACGAAATAgggtgggggctgcggggttggggggctgcagggtgggacGGGGACTAGGACGGAGGCTGTAGGGTTGGGCAGGCcgtgggatggggggggggggctacggggttgggggggggctgcaggatgggacgggggctgcggggtgggacgggggctgcgggggggggatggggattgcgggtttgggggggggctgcggggtgggaCGGGGGCTGTGGTGTGCGATGGGAATtgcggggttggggggggggctgtggcgTGGGATGGGGCTGCGGGGGCCGCGgcgcggggtggggggggttcggggggggggTTCGGGGCTGCCGcgcggcgctgcggggcgggggcgggggcgggggctgGATGCGGCGTTACCGGGGAGACCGCGCCCGGCGccaccgcccccggcccgcgGGGGGGGCTAGGGAGGGGGGGTCGCCCCCGCAAGAGCGAATGGAgggggggctctgggctgggggggggtcctcGGTGCCTGGGGGGGGCGGTTCCCGGTGCCTGGGGGGGGTCCTCGGTGCCTGGGGGCGATgacccccccccaaccctccccatccctccccccccccaaacctcccccccCGCAaacctccccctccccaaaatctCCCGAcgccccccccccatccctgactccccccccccccgggcccccccccgcAGCTGTGCCCGGTGTCAGCCGGTGCCGGGCGTGAGCTCAGCGGGGCGGGAGGCACCGGGTGGcaccgtgggggggggggggggggggaacatgAGTGGGGGGAGGGGataccggggggggggggccgggggggggggctcggtgcATTGGGGGGGGTCGCGCCGGTGGGAGCGGAGCaccgggagctgctggggctgggggcgatGGGAAGGGGGGGACgggaaaatggggggggggTACGGGGGGGGGGCTACGggaaaaatgggggggggggacgaggGGGGGCGGCGCTGGGGCTCccggtaccgggggggggggtctcagcCCCCGCCGCACCGCGCCGCCTCCCCACGCCGCGTCCCCTTTAAATATGCAAATGTAGCCCCGCCCCCCGTGCGGAGCCGCGGAGGGCTCGGCCAATGAGAGGCGGCGCCCGCTGGCTGCGGTAACCGCTGCCGGGCGCGGCGCCCAatggcggcgcggcgcggcgggagggggcgtggcctgAGGCGCTCCCCCCCCCTCGGCgcggtcccggccccggccccggcgcggAGCGgcccggagcggggcgggggcggcggcggcggcccccccGCAGGTGAGtgccccccccgcgcccccccccgcgccccccccctTTCATCGCAGCCCCCCCTCTTTCATCGCAGCCCCCCCCTTTTATCGCAGCCCCCCTCCTTTTATCGCAACCCCCCCTTTCTATCGCAGCCCCCCCCATTTATCGCGGCCCCCCCCCCATAAATCCCCCCCATTTAtgcagccccccccaaaaaaaaatcccccccccaTTTACGCCCCCCCCATttacgcccccccccccctccaaccaccgccccccccccccgcaggtgCCGCcttttattcttatttcctttaattagaattatatatttttttgggggggggcatCCCTTTGTGCCCCCCCCGTGGCCCCCCCCCGCGCTgactccccccccctccccgtgccccccccccctgcaccccccccaggtggggagcagccccccacagcccccccccatGAAGGTcactgctgccccccccccccccccaaaaataaaacccggggggggggcgccccgctgagccccccccccccccccccccccccgtggcaCAGGTGGCTCAGCACCgtcccgggggggggcacagcaccgtgccccccccccccagccatgCACAACGAGCCGGTTTCCTGTTTTGCTCCGTGCGTGGGGCAGCGCaaacctggggggggggggaggaccagggtgctgcccccccccccgcgacCCCCCCACCCACGGGGTCCTTCACACGCCGGGTGGGGGGGGcaccttttttaaatttttttttgggggggggggggggtgggctgtggttttttgggggggggtgggggctgcaTTTTGGGGAGGTGGCtgtattttttgggggggggggtattttggggggggttatTTTTGGGGGGCTGTGTTTTATGGGGGGGTTattttttcggggggggggggctggttttttttgggggggggtgggggggggggcagggtgCCGGGGCCGCCGGCGCGCAGCAGCCGCCGCTCATTTATTATTGAGCTGCGTATCTGGTGTCGGGcccagcgctgccccccccccgcggggtTCCCATGGCCACAGCGCCCATGGGAAcgaagttgggggggggggggcacccctggggaccccccccccccccccgcataAGCGCCACCGccgtgtccccagggtgctgggcgCCGCGCCacgccgctgcccccccccctcgcctCCAAGATGTCCTACTTCGCCGAGCACTTCTGGGTAAGCCCGGACCCCCCCCCGCCTAtatgtgccccccccccaactatttgtgccccccccccacctaTAGGTGCCCCCCccgcacccatgggtgccccccacccatgggtgccgcGGGGATCCCCGGCCCCAGAGGAGGAAGCTGCTGGCGCCGCGCTGCTTCCTGGTCCCCGCCAGCtgcgccccccccacccccccccccgccgtgccTCAATTTCCCCacggggggggggtcacccactgtgctggggggggggcacttcatccccaccccccaccccccggtgctaatcggggggggggggggcccagcaCCCCAAATAGCGCCCAGCGCTCGCCCACCCCCCTTCCTCCTGgggggccccgcagcccccccccccgccccccccctaAACTGGGGGTGCTGGCACttttttttcgggggggggggggggggggaggtgacattattttttctgcccccccccccagggcgAAAAGAACCACGGCTTCGACGTGCTCTACCACAACATGAAGCACGCGCAGATCTCCACCAAGGAGCTGGCCGACTTCGTGCGCGAAaggtgccgggggggggccaACGCGTGGGACCCCCCCgatgtgctgggggggggggggggggcaggtcCCAAGGtgtcgtgtccccccccccccaaaaaaaaaaaaaaaaatcccccccccccccccccccccccccagggccgCCATCGAGGAGAACTACGCCAAGGCCATGGTGAAGCTGTCGAAGATGGCCACCAACGGCACGCAGCTGGGGTGAGCGCGGGCACCCGAGGGTGGCgcggggaaggagggggaggatttttttttttggggggggggggccctgctgagctgtgttttttttttttttttttgcccccccccccccccccccccccccaaggactTTCGCGCCGCTCTGGGAGGTGTTCCGCATCTCCTCGGACAAGCTGGCCCTGTGCCACCTGGAGCTGATGAAGAAGCTCCACGAGCTCATCAAGGAGATCTCGCGCTACGGCGAGGAGCAGGGCCGGGTGCACAAGAAGGTGCCGCTCacaacccccccacccccccaccccaccccggtgacaccccTCGCCCAGCCCCgggtttcttttatttatttctccgtcccccccccccccccccaagtcgaaggaggaggcggcgggcaCGCTGGAGGCCGTGCAGCTCCTGCACGGGGtggcccagctgctgcccaagTCCAAGGAGAGCTACCACAGCAAGTGCCAGGAGTACGAGCGGCTCCGCAAGGAGGGCACCAGCCAGAAGGAGATCGACAAGGTGACGCCacgggggggggtgtgtgtgtgtgtgtgtgtccccaaaaaaaaaaaaaaaattaaaaaccttgTCCCCTCTGCGTCCCTTCTCCCCCCGGCTGACGCCCGCCGCGTCGCCCCGCAGGCGGAGCTGAAGTCGAGGAAGGCGGGCGAGGCGCTGCGGCGCGCCGTGGACAAGTACAACGCCGCCCGCGCCGACTTCGAGCAGAGGATGCTGGATTCGGCCATGGTGCGGCTCCCCGCGGGGGACCTGTCCTCGGGGACGTGCCACCTGCCATGGTTGGGCCACCCGACCTTGGGGACGCGCCGGTCCCCGGGGACGCGCCCAAGTGGCCGGGCGCGCTTCCGTGGGGATGGTGGCGCTTGGGGACGTGGCACCCTGGTTGAGTACCCCTGCTTGGGGACACGCCAGACCCCTGGGGACACTCCGGTCCCTGGGGACACGCCAGCCCCTGGGGACATGCCAGCCATTGGGGACACTCCGGTCCTTGGGGACGCGCCAGCCCCTTGGGACATtgccccttctccttcccccagcgCTTCCAGGAGGTGGAGGAAGCCCACCTGCGCCACATGAAGGGCCTCATCGGCTCCTACTCGCACTCGGTGGAGGACACCCACGTCCAGATCGGGCAGGTGAGGCCCCAGGGGGGACACCGCCAGCCCCGTGTGTCCCCCCCATGTCATTCagtgtgtcccccccccccccatgccaCCACCTCCGCTTTGCAGGTGCACGAGGAGTTCAAGCAAAACGTGGAGAACATCGGCACCGAGATGCTGCTGCGGAGGTTTGCCGAGAGCAAGGGCACGGGGCGAGAGCGACCAGGTGAGGTCGTGGGCAGCagcctgcgggggggggggggggcccttTGTACGAGGGTGCCGAGCCCCCTTGCACGAGGGGGTAGCCGCCGAGCTGTTCCGACCCCCCCTTTTGCTCGCAGGCGTGCTGGATTTCGACGAGTACCGGCTGGCTCCAGCGCAGGAAGGCAAGTACGTCTgccccctgctcagccccacgcccgggggggggtgaggggaggggtccccggggggggcTGCTCACTGCTCTGTGCCCCCCAGGGCCCAAAAGGAGCCGCAGCAAAGCCTTCCGCATCCCTGGGCTGAGCCGCAAGGAGAGGGAGCGTGATGCTGGGTGAGATATTCCCATCCCACCCTCTTCTCTCCATCCCGTATCATCCCACCCTGTCCCATCCCGTACCATTCCATCCCCTCCATCCCAATTCCCTCtatcccgtcccatcccatcccttgCATCCcctcctgtcctctcctctccatcccGTCTCATCCTATCCCATatcatcccatcccatcctctGTATACCATCTCATCCcttccatcccatcccatctcatCCCATCTCCTCTATTCTATCCCATATAACCCCATCTTCTCCCATCCCATCCTTTCCATCCCATCCCCTGTATCCCGTATCATCCTCTCCGTCCCACCCCCTgcatcccatcccctcccctaTATTGCATCCCATCCCATCTCGTCCCATCCCCTGCATCCCATCCCATATAATTccatcctgtcccatcccatccccatcccatcctctCCATCCcacccaccccatccccattTCGGGTCTAACTCTGCCGCCGTCTCCCCAGGGAGTCCCCAGACGCCGATGCGGTGAGTGGCCCAACGAGCGGTGCCAGCTCCTTCCCCTACCCATGCCATACTGGGAGGACTGGGAGGACTGGGAGGACTGGGGAGCCAGCACCCCTCtgagcccccccgcccccccacaGGCCTGCCCGGAGGTGGACGAGGACGGATTCAGCGTGCGCCCGGACCTgccccatgatatccttgtgCCGTCctggggggggtgaggggggggggttgggggttttggggtgcccgAGCTGGGGGTGTTGCCTtgacggggggggggctcaggcGAGGCGGAGAACCACGGCTGCTCCTCCAGCGACTCGGACTACGACGAGGACGAGCCCCGCAAGTTTTACATCCACATCAAGCCCGTGCAGCCCCGGGGGGCCGGCGGCAGCGCCGAGGCCACCGTGGAGCAGCTCAAGGCCACCGTGGGAAACCTCATCCTGCCCCCCGGTGTCGGGGTGAGgctcggggtggggggacacggtggaggggaggggggctaTACCAGGACTAacgcccccccaccccccacccccatgtCTTGCAGGGCACCGTCAAGCGGCAGTCATCCCGTaagtgcccccccccccggggctgcggggtcCGGCCGGGCTCCGTGTCccccgtccccgtgtcccctaACGCTGCCCGTCCCCGTCCGTCCCCAGGGCACGTGGCGGCTCTGTCCCCGGCCCCGAGCACTGCTGCCGACCCCGAGGGGACGCTGGTGGCAGGTGAGGCCGtgctggggggccggggggggggggggtacggggggggggagcggtAGCTCCGGGTCCCCAAACGCGTCCCGTCTCCATGCAGGTGACAGCGCAGGGAGGGGGCGCCCAGCGGCGCAGGCGACCAGGTATGGGGTTGGGGAGGCActggggggaggctgggggttcCTGAGCCCCCCCCTCTAGTTTCTGAGCCCCCCCCCTTCAGgtcctgagcccccccccctGCGTCCCCCCAGCAAAGCCCTGCCGGACACGGTGCCCCCCGACGCGCTCTTCGGGCCCCCCCTGGAGTCAGCCTTCGAAGCGGAGGATTTCCCGGGTGAGGTTTTGGGGTATGGGGGGGCCAGGGGGACCCCAACATgtgggagcccccccccccccccccccagcgctcTGACACGGGGGGTcttcccgcagccccccgcgcCTACGTCCTgacttcctcctcctcgcccttctcctcctcctccccggaGAACGTGGAGGACTCGGGCTTGGACTCGCCCTCGCACCCCgctcccgtcccctccccggaCTCGAGGCCGTGGACGCCGCAGCCGGGGACGCCGCAGAGCCCCCACCCCAAGCGGGGGGCGCAGCCGgacccccccccgccgcggccccgcagccccggggggcgcCTGCCCGAGCTGCCCGGCTTCGCCGTCTTCAGCGGCCCCGGGGTCGAGGGGCTCTGGGAGGAGGACGGGGGGGGGACAGCGCCCCGGGGACGGCCCCGcggcacggccccccccccagcccccctctCCCGACCCTTTCGGGGAGCCCCCGCCCTGGctgcggccccgcagcccccccggggaccggcccccgcagccccgaCCTTCCTCCAACTCGGCctcgtcttcctcctcctccccggccccccccagcGGGGGGGAGTCCTCCAGCCCCTCCCCATGGAGCTGCCAGGGGTCGGGGACGGGGATGCCCGAGGGGGACACACCGGGGGCCCCCCCTCTGCAGCCTGAGCCAGGTGAGTGAGGGGCTCCAAGGGAGCTTTACCCTTAgctctgtccccccccccaaattatCCTGATCTCTGCCCCCCGCAAATCACCCTTAGCTCTGCCCCCCCCAAATCGTGCctgagggctggggctgagccctgccaaACTCACTGCACTGCTGACCCCCCCCATGACCACCCCCCGTCATGGATGTCTCTGCccctctgtgcccccccccTTGTGCCCCCCAGACCCCcgccctgccgccgccgccccccgcgaGGTCCCGCTGGTGGCCCCCCCTCGCCGTTCCCGGACGAAGCGGCCGGCGGCCGGCCCGGCTGCGGGCAGCAACACCGACCTGGTGcgtggggaggtggggggggaaagcggggtttggggggggggcaggacccccccctccagcccccccgaCACCCCCTCTGCCCGCAGTCGCGCTCGCTCAGCCCCTCGCCCTCGTGGAGCTGCGGCCCCTCGCACTCGGCGCCCGCCAGCCTGGGCGAGCGCGGCTTCTTCGCCGTCTGCCAGCCGGCGCTCGGTGGGTCTGGGGGGGGGTCCCTATtgaagctgggggggggggggggacaggaaTGGGACCTGCTGGGTGCTGATGGGGTCCGCACCCCCTCCCCCCTAGGGATATCGCGGggccccagccccgtggtgctgggctCGCAGGACGCGCTCCCCGTGGCCACCGCCTTCACCGAGTACGTGCACGCGTACTTCAAGGGGCGCGATGCCGACAGGTACGGGGGCACCAGgatgggaccccccccccccccccctttttcccccgggtccggcccccccccccccccccgggctgctgGGGCCGGCTGCTGATCCCTGCCTGTCCCCGGCAGCTGCCTGGTGAAGGTGACGGGGGAGCTCACCATGTCCTTCCCCGCCGGCATCGTCCGCGTCTTCAGCGGGGGCATGGCCCCCCCCGTGCTCAGCTTCCGCCTGCTCAACACCGGCGCCATCGAGCAGTTCCTGCCCAACGCCGAGCTGCTCTACAGGTGCGGGGACGCGGGGACGCGGTGGCACCGTGGCACGGGCTGGGGATGGATGGGGGGGAGAGCAGGCGCACGGGGTGCCGGCGGGTGCGGTGATGGGGAGCTGGTGCCGGGGTGCACAGGGTGCCGGGGGGCCAGCAGGCAGCCTGGAGGGTGGTGAACGTGGTGAAGGGGAGCTGGTTTTGGGATACAGGGGGTGCCTGGTTCCTTGGGAGGTCCtgggtgcccccagcagccGGTGGGTGCAGCAGTGGGGCGCTGGTGTTGGGGCACGTGGGGTGCTGCGCCCTGGGAGCCGGGGGTGCTGGGTTTCGGGGTGCCCATGTGCCCGGGGTGAGGAGGCGGTGGTGTCCCCATGCTTCTCGCCGCCGTCGCCCCGTCCCCGCAGCGACCCGTCGCAGAGCGACCCCAGCACCAAGGACTTCTGGCTGAACATGGCTGCGCTGACGGGGCACCTGCAGAAGCAGGCGGAGCAGAGCCCGGCCGCGTCCTACTACAACGTGGCTCTGCTCAAGTACCAGGTGAGCCCGGCGCGGGGCGAAGACCGGGGTCCAGCACCCCAATGGCTGGGTCCTGCTACCCCTCCTGAGCCCCCCCCTAACCCCCcgttttgcccccccccccccccgcccccagtTCTCACGGCTGGGTCCCAGCTCGGCGCCGCTGCGGCTGTGCGTGCGCTGGGACTGCTCGCCGGGCGCCACGCGGGTCAGCGTCGACTACGGCTACAACGCCGGCGCCCTCGCCCTGCCCGTGCCCCTCGCCAACGTCCACGTCCTGCTGCCCCTGGACGAGCCCGTCACCAACGTGCGGCTGCAGCCGGCTGCCAGCTGGTAAagggggggggacggggaccccCCGGGGTGGGGAGGACGGGGGGACCCTGGGCTTGGGAAATGGGTGGGGGTGgcggggacgtggggctggtggggacagAGCTGGGTGGTCGGGGACTTGGGGACGTGTCCCGGCAGGaacctggaggagaagaggctgCTCTGGAAGCTGCTGGATGTCCCCGGAGCGCCGGGGCAGGGAGGTGAGGCTGCGCCCCCTCCCCTGCTTGCAGGGTCTGGATCCATCCCCTTGCTGGGCTGCCCCGGGCTCGTCCCCGCCTCTGTGGGCACACGGACGGGTCCCCCACCTCCTGCGCTGTCCCCCCCCAGGCAGCGGCCGGCTCTCGGCCAGCTGGGAGCCCCTCTGCGGGCCCAGCAAGCCCAGCCCCGTGGCGGCCCAGTTCAGCAGCGAGGGCAGCACGCTGTCGGGCGTCGAGGTGGAGCTGGCGAGCGCCGGCTACCGCATGTCGCTGGTCAAGAAGAGGTTTGCTACGGGTACGGCTGCCCAGGCCCTATAAGCGCGGGTTCCTTGCCTTGTCTTGCATAGAGGAggtcccttccctgctccccagggtgCACGGGGGTCCCTTCCCTGTCCGCTACAGCTCTGAGGTGCATGGGGTCCTTTCCCCATTCCCTATGGTCCTGGGGCGCATGGGGTCCCTTCTCTGTCCCCTACAGCCCCAGGGTGCACGGGGTCCTTTCCCCATTCCCTATGGTCCTGGGGTGCACGGGGTCCCTTCCCTGTCCCCTACAGCCCTGGGACGCATGGGGTCCCTTCCCCACAGTGCCCAAagtcccctccctgcccccccgaGCTCCGTCCCCCCCTCTCCGGCCGGTGTCCCCCAGCGATGCTCAGCCTGGCGGGCTCGGGCCCCCCCCCATCCTTGCAGCCTCCCCCTCACTGCCTTTCCCTGCAGGGATCTACCTGGCGGGGTCCTGAGCTGCCTCCCGGTGGAGCCTCCAAGCCCCCCCCGGGGCTTCCCCCTTGGTTGTGTGAACTCAAAACACTGGATGGAGGCTGGCGGGGAGGGGGTgcccccctcctcttcctcctcctcctcctcttcctcccccccccccccccccccgtggctGTAACCGCGTCGTCTCCTGCTGCCCGGCGGACGgacccccgccgcccccccccccgtgctgtgaagggagcaggagctgctcttttattaaacactttattttctaatatcCGCCTCCCACCTGTGCCACGCCGCGACGCCCATCCCCGGAGCCCCTGGGCTGCTCCtcggggacggggctggggtgCTGAGCCGCCCACCTGGGGGGGCTCCAGCGCTGGGGAGGAGCCGAGGCTGAGCCTCCTCCccgcacccatgggtgctgctgccccacctgcagcgggcgggcgggcagACAAACAGACTGGGCGGATGGGTGGCACCAG
Proteins encoded in this region:
- the FCHO1 gene encoding LOW QUALITY PROTEIN: F-BAR domain only protein 1 (The sequence of the model RefSeq protein was modified relative to this genomic sequence to represent the inferred CDS: deleted 1 base in 1 codon); translated protein: MSYFAEHFWGEKNHGFDVLYHNMKHAQISTKELADFVRERAAIEENYAKAMVKLSKMATNGTQLGTFAPLWEVFRISSDKLALCHLELMKKLHELIKEISRYGEEQGRVHKKSKEEAAGTLEAVQLLHGVAQLLPKSKESYHSKCQEYERLRKEGTSQKEIDKAELKSRKAGEALRRAVDKYNAARADFEQRMLDSAMRFQEVEEAHLRHMKGLIGSYSHSVEDTHVQIGQVHEEFKQNVENIGTEMLLRRFAESKGTGRERPGVLDFDEYRLAPAQEGPKRSRSKAFRIPGLSRKERERDAGESPDADAACPEVDEDGFSVRPDLPQGEAENHGCSSSDSDYDEDEPRKFYIHIKPVQPRGAGGSAEATVEQLKATVGNLILPPGVGGTVKRQSSRHVAALSPAPSTAADPEGTLVAGDSAGRGRPAAQATSKALPDTVPPDALFGPPLESAFEAEDFPAPRAYVLTSSSSPFSSSSPENVEDSGLDSPSHPAPVPSPDSRPWTPQPGTPQSPHPKRGAQPDPPPPRPRSPGGRLPELPGFAVFSGPGVEGLWEEDGGGTAPRGRPRGTAPPPAPLSRPFRGAPALAAAPQPPRGPAPAAPTFLQLGLVFLLLPGPPQRGGVLQPLPMELPGVGDGDARGGHTGGPPLQPEPDPRPAAAAPREVPLVAPPRRSRTKRPAAGPAAGSNTDLSRSLSPSPSWSCGPSHSAPASLGERGFFAVCQPALGISRGPSPVVLGSQDALPVATAFTEYVHAYFKGRDADSCLVKVTGELTMSFPAGIVRVFSGGMAPPVLSFRLLNTGAIEQFLPNAELLYSDPSQSDPSTKDFWLNMAALTGHLQKQAEQSPAASYYNVALLKYQFSRLGPSSAPLRLCVRWDCSPGATRVSVDYGYNAGALALPVPLANVHVLLPLDEPVTNVRLQPAASWNLEEKRLLWKLLDVPGAPGQGGSGRLSASWEPLCGPSKPSPVAAQFSSEGSTLSGVEVELASAGYRMSLVKKRFATGIYLAGS